One Urocitellus parryii isolate mUroPar1 chromosome 8, mUroPar1.hap1, whole genome shotgun sequence DNA window includes the following coding sequences:
- the Pex6 gene encoding peroxisome biogenesis factor 6 isoform X1, whose translation MVLAVLRVLEPFPTETSPLVVLLPPGGPWPAAGLGLVLALRPAGESPAGPALLVAALERPGAETEEQGPGPPQLLVSRALLRLLALGPGAQVRARPVRRPPALGWALLGTSPGPGLGPRVGPLLVRRGETLPVPGPRVLETRPALQGLLGPGTRLAVTELRGRNRLCPGTGDNSRPPPPPVVSSFAVSGTVRQLRGVLGGTGDALGVSRSCLRGLSLFQGEWVWVTRAGELSNTSRPHLATVQVLQPPWNLSERLGPSSGQLAEPLADRTALVPATLAFNLGCDPMDVGELKIQRYLEGSITPEDKGSCSLLPRPPFARELHVEIVSSPHYSTNGSFDHALYQHFQTPRVVQEGDVLCVPTFGQVEILEGSPEKLPRWREMFFKVKKTFGDAPDEPIRAYLADTTHTSLYMVGSTLSPVPMLPSGESTLWNSLSPPGLEPLVTELCTALKPRLQPGGSLLTGTGCVLLRGPPGSGKTTAVAAACSRLGLHFLKVPCSSLCADSSGAVEAKLQATFSRARRCRPVVLMLTAVDLLGRDRDGLGEDARVVATLRHLLLNEDPLSSCPPLMVVATTSRAQDLPADVQTAFPHELEVPVLSEGQRLSILQALTTHLPLGQEVNLAQLARRCAGFVVGDLYALLTHSSRAACTRIKNSGVAGSWSEEDEGELCAAGFPLLAEDFGQALEQLQTAHSQAVGAPKIPSVSWYDVGGLQEVKKEILETIQLPLEHPELLSLGLRRSGLLLHGPPGTGKTLLAKAVATECSLTFLSVKGPELINMYVGQSEENVREVFSRARAAAPCIIFFDELDSLAPSRGRSGDSGGVMDRVVSQLLAELDGLHSTRDVFVIGATNRPDLLDPALLRPGRFDKLVFVGANEDRASQLRVLSAITRKFKLEPSVSLMNVLDCCPPQLTGADLYSLCSDAMTTALKRKVHNLEEGLELASSALLLTMDDLLQAATRLQPSVSEQELLRYKHIQHKFAAC comes from the exons ATGGTGCTGGCTGTCTTGCGCGTCCTGGAACCCTTCCCGACCGAGACATCCCCTTTGGTAGTACTGCTGCCGCCCGGGGGCCCATGGCCTGCGGCGGGGCTGGGCCTGGTTCTGGCCCTTCGGCCTGCAGGAGAGAGTCCAGCAGGGCCGGCTCTGTTAGTGGCTGCCCTGGAACGGCCAGGTGCTGAGACTGAGGAGCAAGGTCCTGGGCCCCCGCAGCTGCTGGTTAGCCGCGCACTGTTGCGGCTCCTAGCACTGGGCCCCGGGGCACAGGTGCGGGCGCGGCCTGTGCGACGGCCCCCGGCCCTGGGCTGGGCGCTGCTTGGCACCTCACCGGGGCCTGGGCTCGGACCACGAGTCGGTCCTCTGCTAGTGAGGCGTGGAGAGACCCTGCCGGTGCCGGGGCCCCGGGTGTTGGAGACGCGGCCGGCGTTGCAAGGACTGCTGGGCCCGGGGACGCGGCTGGCTGTAACTGAGCTCCGCGGGCGGAACAGACTGTGCCCAGGGACTGGGGATAATAGCCGGCCCCCGCCCCCGCCGGTGGTGTCCTCCTTCGCTGTTTCCGGCACAGTCCGGCAACTCCGAGGAGTTCTGGGAGGGACTGGAGATGCACTGGGGGTGAGCCGGAGCTGTCTCCGTGGTCTCAGCCTCTTCCAGGGCGAGTGGGTGTGGGTAACCCGGGCCGGAGAGTTATCGAACACTTCTCGGCCGCACTTAGCCACGGTGCAGGTCCTGCAGCCTCCCTGGAACCTGTCTGAGAGACTGGGACCCAGCTCCGGGCAGCTGGCAGAGCCGCTCGCTGACCGAACGGCCCTCGTGCCTGCCACTCTGGCTTTTAATCTCGGCTGTGACCCCATGGACGTGGGAGAGCTCAAGATTCAG AGATACTTGGAAGGCTCCATCACCCCCGAAGACAAAGGAAGCTGCTCATTGCTGCCTAGGCCTCCATTTGCCAGAGAGTTACACGTCGAAATTGTGTCCTCTCCCCACTACAGCACTAATGGAAGTTTTGACCATGCTCTTTACCAGCACTTTCAGACACCCAG GGTGGTACAGGAAGGGGATGTTCTGTGTGTGCCAACGTTCGGGCAAGTCGAGATCCTGGAAGGAAGTCCAGAGAAGCTGCCCAG GTGGCgggaaatgttttttaaagtgaagaaaaCATTTGGGGATGCTCCAGATGAACCAATCAGGGCTTACTTGGCTGACACCACCCATACCTCCTTATACATG GTGGGTTCTACCTTGAGCCCTGTCCCAATGCTTCCTTCAGGAGAATCCACTCTCTGGAATAGCTTGTCTCCTCCGGGTCTGGAGCCCTTGGTGACTGAGCTTTGTACTGCTCTGAAGCCGCGCCTTCAGCCAGG GGGATCCCTACTGACAGGAACTGGCTGTGTCCTTCTACGGGGCCCACCAGGCAGTGGGAAGACCACAGCAGTTGCAGCTGCCTGTAGTCGCCTTGGGCTCCACTTTCTGAAG GTGCCCTGCTCCAGCCTCTGTGCAGACAGCAGTGGGGCTGTGGAGGCAAAACTTCAGGCCACCTTCTCCCGGGCACGCCGCTGCCGGCCTGTAGTGCTAATGCTGACAGCTGTGGATCTTCTGGGCCGGGACCGTGATGGGCTGGGTGAGGATGCCCGTGTGGTGGCCACACTGCGTCACCTCCTCCTCAATGAGGACCCCCTAAGCAG TTGCCCTCCCCTGATGGTTGTGGCCACCACAAGCCGGGCCCAGGACCTGCCTGCTGATGTGCAGACAGCATTTCCTCATGAGCTAGAGGTGCCTGTGCTCTCAGAAGGGCAACGGCTCAGCATCCTGCAGGCCCTCACCACCCACCTGCCCCTGGGCCAAGAGGTGAACCTGGCCCAGCTAGCACGGCGGTGTGCA GGCTTTGTGGTAGGAGATCTCTATGCCCTTCTGACTCACAGCAGCCGAGCAGCCTGCACCAGGATCAAGAATTCAGG TGTGGCAGGCAGCTGGAGCGAGGAGGATGAGGGGGAGCTGTGCGCTGCTGGCTTCCCCCTTCTGGCTGAGGACTTTGGGCAGGCACTGGAGCAACTTCAGACAGCTCATTCCCAGGCCGTTGGAGCACCCAAG ATTCCCTCAGTGTCCTGGTATGATGTGGGCGGGCTACAGGAGGTGAAAAAGGAGATTCTGGAGACCATCCAGCTCCCTCTAGAGCACCCTGAGCTCCTGAGCCTGGGCCTAAGACGCTCGGGCCTCCTGCTCCACGGGCCCCCTGGCACAGGCAAGACCCTCCTTGCCAAGGCAGTAGCCACTGAATGCAGCCTTACCTTCCTCAG TGTGAAGGGGCCAGAACTCATCAACATGTACGTGGGCCAAAGTGAGGAAAATGTACGAGAAG TCTTTTccagggccagggctgctgcTCCATGTATCATTTTCTTTGATGAACTGGATTCCTTGGCCCCCAGCCGGGGGCGAAGTGGAGACTCTGGAGGAGTGATGGACAG GGTGGTGTCTCAGCTACTGGCTGAGCTGGATGGACTTCATAGCACTCGGGATGTGTTTGTGATTGGTGCCACCAACCGACCAGACCTCTTGGACCCTGCCCTTCTACGGCCTGGCAG ATTTGACAAGCTGGTGTTTGTGGGGGCAAATGAGGATCGGGCCTCCCAGCTTCGTGTCCTAAGTGCCATCACACGCAA GTTCAAGCTAGAGCCCTCCGTGAGCCTGATGAATGTGCTGGATTGCTGCCCTCCCCAACTGACGGGGGCAGACCTCTATTCTCTTTGCTCTGATGCCATGACAACTGCACTCAAACGCAAGGTTCACAACCTGGAGGAAG GGCTGGAATTGGCGAGCTCAGCACTGCTGCTTACCATGGATGACCTGCTACAGGCTGCCACCCGCCTGCAACCCTCAGTCAGTGAGCAGGAGCTGCTCCGCTACAAGCACATCCAGCACAAGTTTGCTGCCTGCTAG
- the Pex6 gene encoding peroxisome biogenesis factor 6 isoform X2: MVLAVLRVLEPFPTETSPLVVLLPPGGPWPAAGLGLVLALRPAGESPAGPALLVAALERPGAETEEQGPGPPQLLVSRALLRLLALGPGAQVRARPVRRPPALGWALLGTSPGPGLGPRVGPLLVRRGETLPVPGPRVLETRPALQGLLGPGTRLAVTELRGRNRLCPGTGDNSRPPPPPVVSSFAVSGTVRQLRGVLGGTGDALGVSRSCLRGLSLFQGEWVWVTRAGELSNTSRPHLATVQVLQPPWNLSERLGPSSGQLAEPLADRTALVPATLAFNLGCDPMDVGELKIQGGTGRGCSVCANVRASRDPGRKSREAAQVGSTLSPVPMLPSGESTLWNSLSPPGLEPLVTELCTALKPRLQPGGSLLTGTGCVLLRGPPGSGKTTAVAAACSRLGLHFLKVPCSSLCADSSGAVEAKLQATFSRARRCRPVVLMLTAVDLLGRDRDGLGEDARVVATLRHLLLNEDPLSSCPPLMVVATTSRAQDLPADVQTAFPHELEVPVLSEGQRLSILQALTTHLPLGQEVNLAQLARRCAGFVVGDLYALLTHSSRAACTRIKNSGVAGSWSEEDEGELCAAGFPLLAEDFGQALEQLQTAHSQAVGAPKIPSVSWYDVGGLQEVKKEILETIQLPLEHPELLSLGLRRSGLLLHGPPGTGKTLLAKAVATECSLTFLSVKGPELINMYVGQSEENVREVFSRARAAAPCIIFFDELDSLAPSRGRSGDSGGVMDRVVSQLLAELDGLHSTRDVFVIGATNRPDLLDPALLRPGRFDKLVFVGANEDRASQLRVLSAITRKFKLEPSVSLMNVLDCCPPQLTGADLYSLCSDAMTTALKRKVHNLEEGLELASSALLLTMDDLLQAATRLQPSVSEQELLRYKHIQHKFAAC, translated from the exons ATGGTGCTGGCTGTCTTGCGCGTCCTGGAACCCTTCCCGACCGAGACATCCCCTTTGGTAGTACTGCTGCCGCCCGGGGGCCCATGGCCTGCGGCGGGGCTGGGCCTGGTTCTGGCCCTTCGGCCTGCAGGAGAGAGTCCAGCAGGGCCGGCTCTGTTAGTGGCTGCCCTGGAACGGCCAGGTGCTGAGACTGAGGAGCAAGGTCCTGGGCCCCCGCAGCTGCTGGTTAGCCGCGCACTGTTGCGGCTCCTAGCACTGGGCCCCGGGGCACAGGTGCGGGCGCGGCCTGTGCGACGGCCCCCGGCCCTGGGCTGGGCGCTGCTTGGCACCTCACCGGGGCCTGGGCTCGGACCACGAGTCGGTCCTCTGCTAGTGAGGCGTGGAGAGACCCTGCCGGTGCCGGGGCCCCGGGTGTTGGAGACGCGGCCGGCGTTGCAAGGACTGCTGGGCCCGGGGACGCGGCTGGCTGTAACTGAGCTCCGCGGGCGGAACAGACTGTGCCCAGGGACTGGGGATAATAGCCGGCCCCCGCCCCCGCCGGTGGTGTCCTCCTTCGCTGTTTCCGGCACAGTCCGGCAACTCCGAGGAGTTCTGGGAGGGACTGGAGATGCACTGGGGGTGAGCCGGAGCTGTCTCCGTGGTCTCAGCCTCTTCCAGGGCGAGTGGGTGTGGGTAACCCGGGCCGGAGAGTTATCGAACACTTCTCGGCCGCACTTAGCCACGGTGCAGGTCCTGCAGCCTCCCTGGAACCTGTCTGAGAGACTGGGACCCAGCTCCGGGCAGCTGGCAGAGCCGCTCGCTGACCGAACGGCCCTCGTGCCTGCCACTCTGGCTTTTAATCTCGGCTGTGACCCCATGGACGTGGGAGAGCTCAAGATTCAG GGTGGTACAGGAAGGGGATGTTCTGTGTGTGCCAACGTTCGGGCAAGTCGAGATCCTGGAAGGAAGTCCAGAGAAGCTGCCCAG GTGGGTTCTACCTTGAGCCCTGTCCCAATGCTTCCTTCAGGAGAATCCACTCTCTGGAATAGCTTGTCTCCTCCGGGTCTGGAGCCCTTGGTGACTGAGCTTTGTACTGCTCTGAAGCCGCGCCTTCAGCCAGG GGGATCCCTACTGACAGGAACTGGCTGTGTCCTTCTACGGGGCCCACCAGGCAGTGGGAAGACCACAGCAGTTGCAGCTGCCTGTAGTCGCCTTGGGCTCCACTTTCTGAAG GTGCCCTGCTCCAGCCTCTGTGCAGACAGCAGTGGGGCTGTGGAGGCAAAACTTCAGGCCACCTTCTCCCGGGCACGCCGCTGCCGGCCTGTAGTGCTAATGCTGACAGCTGTGGATCTTCTGGGCCGGGACCGTGATGGGCTGGGTGAGGATGCCCGTGTGGTGGCCACACTGCGTCACCTCCTCCTCAATGAGGACCCCCTAAGCAG TTGCCCTCCCCTGATGGTTGTGGCCACCACAAGCCGGGCCCAGGACCTGCCTGCTGATGTGCAGACAGCATTTCCTCATGAGCTAGAGGTGCCTGTGCTCTCAGAAGGGCAACGGCTCAGCATCCTGCAGGCCCTCACCACCCACCTGCCCCTGGGCCAAGAGGTGAACCTGGCCCAGCTAGCACGGCGGTGTGCA GGCTTTGTGGTAGGAGATCTCTATGCCCTTCTGACTCACAGCAGCCGAGCAGCCTGCACCAGGATCAAGAATTCAGG TGTGGCAGGCAGCTGGAGCGAGGAGGATGAGGGGGAGCTGTGCGCTGCTGGCTTCCCCCTTCTGGCTGAGGACTTTGGGCAGGCACTGGAGCAACTTCAGACAGCTCATTCCCAGGCCGTTGGAGCACCCAAG ATTCCCTCAGTGTCCTGGTATGATGTGGGCGGGCTACAGGAGGTGAAAAAGGAGATTCTGGAGACCATCCAGCTCCCTCTAGAGCACCCTGAGCTCCTGAGCCTGGGCCTAAGACGCTCGGGCCTCCTGCTCCACGGGCCCCCTGGCACAGGCAAGACCCTCCTTGCCAAGGCAGTAGCCACTGAATGCAGCCTTACCTTCCTCAG TGTGAAGGGGCCAGAACTCATCAACATGTACGTGGGCCAAAGTGAGGAAAATGTACGAGAAG TCTTTTccagggccagggctgctgcTCCATGTATCATTTTCTTTGATGAACTGGATTCCTTGGCCCCCAGCCGGGGGCGAAGTGGAGACTCTGGAGGAGTGATGGACAG GGTGGTGTCTCAGCTACTGGCTGAGCTGGATGGACTTCATAGCACTCGGGATGTGTTTGTGATTGGTGCCACCAACCGACCAGACCTCTTGGACCCTGCCCTTCTACGGCCTGGCAG ATTTGACAAGCTGGTGTTTGTGGGGGCAAATGAGGATCGGGCCTCCCAGCTTCGTGTCCTAAGTGCCATCACACGCAA GTTCAAGCTAGAGCCCTCCGTGAGCCTGATGAATGTGCTGGATTGCTGCCCTCCCCAACTGACGGGGGCAGACCTCTATTCTCTTTGCTCTGATGCCATGACAACTGCACTCAAACGCAAGGTTCACAACCTGGAGGAAG GGCTGGAATTGGCGAGCTCAGCACTGCTGCTTACCATGGATGACCTGCTACAGGCTGCCACCCGCCTGCAACCCTCAGTCAGTGAGCAGGAGCTGCTCCGCTACAAGCACATCCAGCACAAGTTTGCTGCCTGCTAG
- the Gnmt gene encoding glycine N-methyltransferase has protein sequence MLTCHWPGGAAEHSLTINAELVVAEPGLRRMVDSVYRTRSLGVAAEGIPDQYADGEAARVWQLYIGDTRSRTAEYKAWLLGLLRQHGCQRVLDVACGTGVDSIMLVEEGFSVTSVDASDKMLKYALKERWNRRQEPAFDKWVIEEANWMTLDKDVPRPAGGGFDAVICLGNSFAHLPDCKGDQSEHRQALKNIASMVRSGGLLVIDHRNYDHILSTGCAPPGKNIYYKSDSTKDITTSVLTVNNKAHMVTLDYTVQVTDAGRDGSPSFSKFRLSYYPHCLASFTELLQAAFGGKCQHSILGDFKPYKPGQTYIPCYFIHVLKKTE, from the exons ATGCTCACCTGCCATTGGCCAGGTGGGGCAGCCGAACACAGCCTAACTATAAATGCGGAGCTGGTGGTTGCCGAGCCAGGCCTGCGAAGGATGGTGGACAGCGTGTACCGAACCCGCTCTCTAGGGGTGGCAGCCGAAGGGATACCGGACCAGTATGCGGACGGGGAGGCGGCGCGCGTGTGGCAGCTCTACATCGGGGACACCCGCAGCCGCACCGCCGAGTACAAGGCGTGGCTGCTCGGGCTGCTACGCCAGCATGGATGCCAGCGGGTGCTCGACGTGGCTTGCGGCACGGG ggTGGACTCCATCATGCTCGTGGAAGAGGGTTTCAGTGTGACGAGTGTGGACGCCAGTGACAAGATGCTGAAGTATGCACTTAAGGAGCGCTGGAACCGACGGCAGGAGCCTGCATTTGACAAGTGGG TCATTGAAGAAGCCAACTGGATGACTCTGGATAAAGACGTGCCCCGACCAGCAGGAGGTGGCTTCGATGCAGTCATCTGTCTTGGAAACAGTTTTGCCCATTTGCCAGACTGCAAAG GTGACCAGAGTGAGCATCGGCAGGCACTGAAGAACATTGCAAGCATGGTGCGGTCAGGGGGCCTGCTAGTCATTGATCATCGCAACTATGACCACATCCTGAGCACAGGTTGTGCACCCCCAGGGAAGAACATCTACTACAAG AGTGACTCGACCAAGGACATCACGACATCAGTGCTAACAGTGAATAACAAAGCCCACATGGTGACCCTGGACTACACAGTGCAGGTGACGGACGCTGGCCGGGATGGTTCTCCTAGCTTCAG TAAATTCCGGCTCTCCTACTACCCACACTGTCTGGCGTCCTTCACGGAGTTGCTCCAAGCAGCCTTTGGGGGCAAGTGCCAACACAGCATCCTGGGTGACTTCAAGCCTTACAAGCCGGGCCAGACCTACATTCCCTGCTACTTCATCCACGTGCTCAAGAAGACAGAATGA